DNA from Polyodon spathula isolate WHYD16114869_AA chromosome 46, ASM1765450v1, whole genome shotgun sequence:
CTCGTCATGGTCAATCTCTTCAGCAGCGTTTTTTAGTGTGTTCATTTGTAAGTAAATCCTGTTCACCTACGGGGCATATCACTGTCAACCTCATtcccctgcctgtcactcagcagcgaatgcacgcagcCACACAGCTACCCcatcacaagcattaataccctggacctttctaaacaagggatttaggggagctccctaataaaagctgagtctcaaaataataattgtgtgaacATAGTAATTGTTGCAGCTGTGTGTAATGagattcaaaacaggattcattgATCCACCTTTTTACACCTCTGCCCtcctctggtcccactgcagtcgcgATGGGTGACACTGTCCAGAATTCACAAGGAGATGCTTTTTACTAAAGAGGAAACAGCATCCAtgacaataaaacacacaaagtgctaaattatcattttttttaaaaatgtaataattctgtgaaatgttttctttttcaatgtcgtggttaaaatgtttgtcatcaAATTGATTTGTTGTTAAAATTCAAAGACTGGGATTTTGCCTACAAGTGCTGGGCAACATGTACAATTTTGCAAGAGAAATGTTGACACCTTCAACGGAACTACCACGGGGCATACCTGTAGGAATTAACTTTGTATTGCATGCATCAAATCGCAATTGTGCGATTTTGCAAATCCTGCGGTTGCTACTTTTCTGCATCGATTCTGTGAGCGACATCTTCAAACACCACCATCTTTCACTATTCATCACCTAATGTACAGCTGGGTCCAAACGTTttgcttcacctagaattttaggattgagacaattaaaaaaaaaaaaccaaaaaaaactatatgaacataatacatttcttttcatctaattaaagaaactacaaaattatatcacaaaagtctaccggaagccataacagcagtacagtgtttcaagttagatttcgaaatgtcattttTGTGTCGGTTTTTCGTTGTAATtccatggaaaactacaaagcagtatgcaattcaatatgttactgtagcattattcagcaggtttcggtcaactttatgaagctaaattagttaattctctagggtggtgcaaaactattggccatagctgtactctgAAGTGATATTGCTGCACTGTGACAGGCTGTGAAAGCTGCGTCTGGAAGCGAGGCTCCTTGCGTGCCTGAAGCGGCTCTCTCAGGACAGCTCCCTGCTCACGGGCGTGGGGGCCCTCTTGCGCAGGACGTGGTAGGACTGGCAGTCCACGTGCCGGAACTCCACGGAGAAGAGTCCGAAGAGCAGGAAGAAGACCGTGGCTGCTCCCCACTCACAGACCGCAGCCTCCGTGCGATATCCCAGGTTGTGCAGCACGGACACTGGAGGAGAGGTCAAGGGGCATGACTGCGGTAACAGCACAACAAACAGTGTATTGAAACAGTTCACATTCCTGGCCTTTGCTGGAGTTGTGCcgtgaaaaaaactattttcagattcaccattttatttaatattatagggAGGAActtgaccaggggtcacaaatggagattagacaagggggcattcagaacagaaaataggaggcacttttttacacagagaatcgtgagggtctggaatcaactccccagtaatgttgttgaagccgacaccctgggatccttcaagaagctgcttgatgagattctgggatcaataagctactaacaaccaaacgagcaagacgggccgaatggcctcctctcatttgtaaactttcttatgttcttatgttcttatgtttactGAAAAAAATTCTAAAGAGATGGAAAAACACAATGATACACAGACTGTTCAGGAGTTCCAGGACTGTGTGCATGTATTGGCTATTTCCTTTCCTGTATCtcagtgctgatgctgctgctgctgctgttaactGGGCTGCAATGGCTGGGGTTTTCAATACAGTGCCCTGTTTCTCAAGCCAGTATGGGTAactgacattttacaaaaaagaaagcctGCTTTGTGAAAAACTGCTTTCTGTGACCATGTTCTGCAACAAATAACATACAATGCAAGTGTGTTTCCACAGTGAGACTGACGAGGATCCttcattctgtttttctttttttaaatattactctCAATGAGTGAGATACAGGTAgttgacaaaaaaatggaaacacctgggtaaatgagggacaccaagtatattgaaaggtGTGGCTCATGtactaattaagcaaataacatcccagcatgcttagggtcatgcaCTGGTAAAGGATACTGATAACGATGAGGCCGGTGCAGGCACTGCACAGTACAATGCGGACAGGGAGGATCCAGCGGCCCCCAGGGCAGGGCTTCACAGTGTAAGTTAGGTACACCTGCACCCAGAAGTACGCCACCCCAACGAAGAATGCCAGGAACGCCCCGAATAGATGAACCCCCATCAGCACAGATTGCTACAGAGCACGGAAGCAAGAGCAGAGGAACTAGGAGATTCAGGGCACCCTTACCACGGTCAATTTACACAGCAATCGTGCAGTTTCCACACAGTTAAACTGTGCATTTACAATagcatgctttttaatatgcttttccataactttctggactttacaatgcttacctatgctttgccatgcttccactgtgctttcttacactttactgtacttttactatgggaaactttcatAGGGGTAATTTCACACAATAATCTTCTCCAGCTAGATTTTTTTAGTTTCATTAGGTAACAAGCTAATCTTGTAGTTGAAATAAATTAGCGTGTTTACCTGGAAGTTCCCCACGAAGGACGTCCCCAGAGAGCAGATGAGGCCGAGGACCAGGCTGGCTGTGTTTGTACGAGAGTGTTGCCCAAAATCCTTAATCTGCTGAAACCGCATCAGAGTGATCCACACCACTGCAGAGCGgacagagagagtgagtgtggAGAGAGGGAACGAGTGTGgcagggagtgagagagggggagtgaAACAGAGAGTGAGAGGGTTAGTCAGTGGGGGGGTGATAAGaatgagggagtgagagagagggattgAGAGTGTGAGAGGAAGTGAGATAGAGGAGAGTGAGTGAGAGTCAGTGAGACAGTGTGAGAAAGAGAGTGAGTGGAGTAAAAGAGTTAGtgtgagagggagtgagagagggggggagTAAGAGAGTGCgagggggagtgagagagggggtAAGACAGtgtgagagggagtgagagagggggggagTAGGGGGTAAGACAGTTAGTgtgagagggagtgagggagtgagagagggagtgagagagggggtgagagagggggagatagtaagagagtgtgagagggagtgagagagggggagatagGGGGTAAGACAGTTAGtgtgagagggagtgagagagggggagtaagagagtgtgagagggagtgagagagggggagagagggggtaAGACAGtgtgagagggagtgagagagggggagagaggggataAGACAGTGTGAGAGGGAGTGAAAGAGGGTGAGAAAACAAGTGAGTAAACAAGttatgagagagggggagagggaatgTGAGAGAGTTAGTTTGGGAGTGAGAGAGACGGGGAGAGGAAGTGAGACAGAGGTGGGAATGAGAGAGAGTTGCAGGGAGTGAGTTGGAAAGTGCAGGGTAGCGAGGGAGTGAAGAAGAAAGGACAAGTGAGGCCAGAGAGAATCACACCTCTGAGGTACAAGGCATGACAGCAATGTGAGTGATCCAGACTAGTGGCCCGCAATGAAGCGATGTTAGCAACCAGTGAACTTTCATACAGACTCACCAAGCAGAGAGCCCAGGTTGAGGATCTGAGCGAAGACACAGCTCTGAGGAGTGTAGGAACCACAGGTGCTGAACAGAGAGATGCGAGACTGAATTATCACTCACTCTGAATGGAGTAcactgtttttaatacattttatcatacctctctaggctttacaatgcttacatgtgctttacaatgcttcactgtgctttgtaaCACTTTCCTATGGTAAATTTTACAAGGTTTGTACAATTGGTGACGTccaataaaaaaagcactttgacGTTCACTTGTACCCCCTGACCTCTAATATTTTTAATGAAGAACACACATCAAGGGAAAAGGTGGGCTTTGttgtgaaaatgttatttatatttttacagttcTTAGGACCTGTTTTTGAAGAGTGTTCTTAAAAACATTATCTTTGGTTTAACTTAAAAACAGGAATTAACTAATACACACTCTCTCTAAAACAGCTGGAAAAGTTTCAGGAACTGCAAACTTGAATGGGTTAATCAAAACGGGTTTCAAACAGTCCTTGATAAAAAATATTCCCGAACGGTACTTAAGGTtctgtgaatagggcccaatatatcacaaacaaacaaacaaaggcacTTCAAACGCACAGGTTCCTAATTTAACTGAAAACAGTTGCGTTTACCAGTACATTTTctagcataataaaataaaatattatatgaCAGTTGCATTTTTATGAATATGAGAATGCTTTAGAGTCCTACTGAACAAAACGTAAAGGATTGTTTTCTGAAGAGGGTTAAACAGTGAAATATTACAACAGACTTCCACGTCTCTTAGACATTCGAAAAGAAGTCTCGTGAAAAacgaaaattaaattaattttaaaaaatgaactttaacaaaacagaacagcttaacaaaacattccaactgctaagggggctaaaaccaattccaaaatgtttttccaatattacaacagcaagagaacattcaaaagaggaggttaaatgtttaagagatacaaatggcaaaatcatagatgaagaaaaaaaaatagcaaatatattaaatgattacttttcacaagtttttacaaaggaggatacagacaacatgccccacatgtcatccagttcctatccagttttaaataactttagcataaccaaggcagaagtgttaaagggtctaggagctcttaaaataaacaaatcccctgggccggatgagatcctcccagtagtactcaaagaaatgaaagaagttatttacaaaccgctaaccaagatcatgcagcagtctcttgacacaggggttgtaccgacagactgagaaattgcaaacgtaataccgatccacaaaaagggaaacaaaactgaaccaggtaactacagactaataagcccgacttctattatatgcaaacttatggaaactataataagatccgaaatggaaaattacctatatggtaacacggtcctgggagacagtcaacatggttttaggaaagggagaacatgtcttgcttgatttttttgaggatgcaacatcgataatggataattgcaaagcatgtgacatggtttatttagatttccagaaagcttttgacaaagtcccacataaaagattaattctcaaactgaacgcagtagggattcaaggaaacacatgtacttggattagggagtggttaacatgtagaaaacagaaagtactgattagaggagaaacctcagaatggagtgtggtgaccagtggtgtaccacagggatcagtattagatcctctgctattcctaatctacattaatgatttagattctggtatagtagacagaatatatttatatttgcagacgacacaaaaataggaggtgtggcaaacactgttgcagcagcaaaggtcattcaaaatgatctagacaagattcagaactgggcagacacatggcaaatgacatttaatagagaaaagtgtaaggtactgcacgcaggaaataaaaatgtgcattataaatatcatatgggagatactgaaattggagaaggactctatgaaaaagaccctggagtttttgttgactcagaaatgtattcatctagacaatgtggggaagctttaaaaaaggccaacaagatgctcagatacattgtgaaaagtattgaatttaaattaagggaagtaagttaggagaaacagtccctgtcgATTTTGCTCCCCTGATCCATGGGAGAGCCAAAGCCAGTGAAGACCGACCTACTTTgccagccaggacgtgaacctgtgctcccctgagtctatgactcaccctgcacaccacagagCCTGGGAGACACTCTGTGACATTATGGTCATTTTAAACCTCAGCAACAACacctttaacaaggaaaagttccACTAAACATGACTGTTTTTCATCTCGTCTCACCTGATATAAGGAAACTCTTGTGTGAGATTGACAGACCCATTGGAGACAGCCATTCCAAACCTGTGGAATGAGGTCAGAGGGGTTAGAGTTCAGAGGGGTTAGGGTTCAGAGGGGTTAGAGTTCACAGGGGTTGAAGTTCAGAGGTCTTGTTTGGATTTCTGCTCAGGGTTTGGGTTGTGTTTGTTACAAAGCACATGAGGGTCTTCATTCTTCAAGAGTTACCAGGGATTTGGAAATACTATTTGGTGAAcagataattacaaaatatatttttaaatctaatcaTTATTCATTATGTTCAATTGCTAGCTTTAACTTGTACATGTTAGGAAGTTGGAAAgtgttcctttgtttattttcctaatAAAAcctgtttcttctagttttacctcAGAAACACGAGTTAGTGCGTCTGTCTACTTTACATGCGTTTTAGTAGCTAAGAAAGAGGGATGCCATCAAGCACCACAACAATAATCACACTGTGGGAGGCGGATGCAATGGGCATCTTCAGAATCGGCTATCTGCTCTTTCAATGTCCAGTCCTGCTGGAAatcagggggggggggcagatgtGTGGGAAGTGGGTTCTGCAGCATCATGTAAATAGACAAAACTTGTGGAAAGAATGGAATACTTACACCGCCCAGAATCCAACAGTGCCCATAAGAGCTAATACAACAGGAATCATTGCCCAGATCCACATCTTGGAAGCAGTGTGTTCCACTGAAACGAGAGGACCTAGATCAGCACTGTGAACTTGCCCTGGACTTAACGGGGGTCTATTTTACAGATggcttttagaatttggaatgtccaattacacTCTATCAccgcagcaactccccacaacagctcaggattACTGAAGGTCAGTGgttgtcctctgatcccacgaccaagacatttttttctctctaacTACCcaagcgccagagccaatgcaacgctccatGTGGACTCCCCAGCAAAGCCCAGCAGCTTCGCAGAGCCAGGATCCAAACCTGCGCTCTCCTGACTGTGCCACTCACCCCTGCACATCATgtggccatgcctttaccaggggagccacgCGGGAGATCTCTGCTTTTTAACTCTGTTGTAATAATAAAGGAAACATACAATTCTAAGTCGAAAGTTTATGTACAACCAATACCTTATCAGAAATGTATATGAAATATAAACGTTGGCCTTAGTGTCTATCAGTAGCATTTATACAGTGTAAGATTAGTTATTTAATAATCACTACTTATTCATAGTGTATTCCATACACACATTGGACACAGTCTCAAAcacattcataagaacataagaacataagaaagtttacaaacgagaggaggccattcggcccatcttgctcgtttggttgttagtagcttattgatcccaaaatctcatcaagcagcttcttgaaggatcccagggtgtcagcttcaacaacattacttgaaGCTTCATATCATACTCAGTTATTTTACAATCCACTGCAATGCTTCTGGTTATTAAGGGTTATCTGAGTGGTTATCAAAGTTCAAAGTATGCTAGGAGTGAATGTTTAAACACACATCTTTAATTAAACAGCTGGTTccacagaccctggttagcactGATCTAGATACCCAACGTTACTTAGGTAGCGTGCTTTGTAAAGAGGTGCAATGCCGGGTTAATGCCTTTCCCTTGCAATTTGAATACCAAATCCTCCCTTGATTACTGTAAGACAAGCACACTATTCATTGAAATCCAAAGACCGAATGACCGGACGAATCATCCTGTCATTCTTTCAATGAACTGCAGCTTGACTAAAGGGAGagcaaatatgaccatttatgACCATTGGTTGCATGGGGGGAtgggagaatctcagagataacaagATGTGaaggaatgtttgtgaggcttggaaAATTGCCACGTACCCAGGTATAGTGGGGAGGGGTCTTGAATGATGTCATTTTAGGGGCGTGTTCTGTTATTCAAAAGTAATTTTCTGTTGGTCAGATTTCATCCGCTGTGACCCAACGCATTTGTCTCTGCTTTCTTCAAATAGTTCTATTCTTGAATTACagcaataaacatatttttgacTTTTCAGTTGTCTATTAATTATTCCTTACAATACTTTATTTTGCATGCATTGCACTTATGAAAAGACTGTGCCAGTCTTTATCAGTCTCTCTATCAAGGCACTGCACTCAGTAAATCTTTGACTAGGTTGTTTACCACTATCTTcatgtgtgaaataaacagcactCCCTGTGATTCATACAGTGTTATGTTTCTACAACAAATCTTCCAAACAAATTTTAAACTAGAGGCCTGAATTTGGGACGTTACGTTCCTCATATCAGGTTCTGTATTTGCTTAGCAGAGCACTCGCTCTGATCCTCATTGTAAGACAAGTCCTCATGGAAGGCACTAACAGCAGCTGGACGTACACTGTCACTGAGAGTGTACATCTCTCACTCAGAATCTCAACGACAAAGCATTCCAGATGTTTATACCACCACAggtcgtgggaatctggaaccaactccccagtaatgttgttgaagccgacacccagggatccatcaagaagctgcttgacgagattctgggatcaataagctaccaacgagcaagatgagctgaatgccctcctctcgtttataaactttcttacgttctgtAGAGACAGATTATGTGTGTTGATGTCTAGGTTTTGCCTGTTTTGTGTATAGATTACTTATAATACCATGTGTTGGGTGGctccctctaatcaagttgagagtgtacgTTCTCTTGCGCTCTCTTGTATGACAACCCTGACACAGTAAATAGTGCGCGAGtaatacactctcaacttgattaaaGGTAGCCACAGAACATAGATTTGAATTAATGAGAGATCCAGTAAAGGCTGAAAGCTGTTGTAAGGATCTTGCGCTGTGTTTATCGAAGTGTGGAAAGGATGCTtgatgggtgacgtcagaccaggatgAAGACACTCAGGATTGAGTATTAAAGCAAAGCTGCgcgtttaataaaatatttaaactcaacaaaacacttaacaaagcaacatggcacagtggccaaaacagacagacaaccagACACGGAACACACAAGTATCACGCTGGTATAAATCCAGCATGAATAGCAATGGAATTGTTATTTTACTTCAACTCCTGCCTCTGTACACACCAAcccattcagccaaagctgcttgtttttatatcatggccaagggattaactggctgTCAAATACCAAATTTACCCCTCAACCACATTAGGCACAGGTCTTCTCATACACATGGTCTACACAAAGGTTCAGAGGAGTTTGTATTTGAACTCAAAAAACATGCAGTATGCCTTTTTATAAACAGATAAATCCACTAGAATAGAAGTCTACAGTGTGTGCTGGTAAAGTTCTCACTTGCTGTGTTAAGCAGATAAAAAtgccaataaaataatatttaatgtttttgtatacattttggcTATAGTCAGATAACTGCTAATCGAACTACACTGTATAACTATAACAGGAAAACTTAACTCAATCGCTAGCTGTTATCTAGAACTGTAATATACATGTAAAGCTGTATAACTGTAATGCAAAGTTGATGATAAGTACTGGTTCAAACTACAGAAAAAATCTGAAACAtatgaagttaaaaaaacaatgctgctTGTCAATCAATTGAAAGCTTGTAATGGTAAAAGGCTAGACTTACCcaggagtctgtgtgtgtgtttgtttgagagAGGAAACCCAGACAGGGAGAAGAGGTGAAGCAATAGTAATGTTCTCGTTCTCAGTCCCTCCTTCCCTATTCCTGCAGTCTTGACCGTATTCTCTGGGGAGTGCGCAACAGCTGTGCGCAGTCGGTCCTCTCTCTCAAGCGCCAGCCTTCCTTCTTCCTGCAGTCATTATTCAAGTGACAGCCAATTTGTTAACTAGCGCTTAGATTCTCAAAttctcaaactgtttttttttttcagaatggaaaaacgcacacaataaaataaaaaaaaaaaacagaaataaacaactcagatatttcatttaaatatatataaaattggtgtttttttcattacacAGACATGTGCCACCGGCAATGTGCAGATTCTAGCCTCACATGTGTGTTCTTTACAGGTAAGCCAATGCTAACTAATCAGAATAATCTTCGGCACATACTGGATTCCTTTGAGAAGGACTGGGGTTTATAACGAGGGAGATTTTGCCCACAAGGGACGAACAAAAAGGACATCTTTACCGTAGCAGTTCCACTGTTTAATGAGAGCGCCATGTTTAAACAACTCCAGCCTTCAGTACATTGTTTTACATCAAGAGATGTGACTATACTGTGCGGTCCATGCGTTAGAACAAGGATGCAAAGTGGGTGCAGTTCACAGCATGTGCACACGTGGGCGTGctaatgaatattattattagaagCTTACTACTTCCAATCTACCCTTTTGTGATCAATTAAAGGTGAAACTATGTCCATAGTACATAGTTCATTTTTGGACGTCACTTTAGCAAAATTCCCATGATGAAGGGAGGACCAACAGATGGTTATAAAAACGTGTTCCCCCAAAACACTGAATATGAATGGATGTGCATCAGCGGACTCTCACTGCTGTGATTTGTAATCCCAATGTAATCCGATGACTCTGGCCCTCTATTTCAATAAATATGGTAGTTGCTCAAACCCCACTATTGTGGACTTTGCCGTTTTCCTTTCATGTTGTACTTGTATAATTTACTGCTGTTTGCTCAGTTTCTTGGTCGGATAAGCAAAACTGTGTTTCTCCGTAGTTGGAGTGTGGAGAAATATCGAATTAATGCaataaaaggaacacagagcTGTGTACGGATAAGATAGCAGACAGAGAGCCATTGCTAAGGACTGGAACAGCAATAAAAATGATTCAAGAATTAACATGTAATAATGGGGTGTGTTCATTTCACCTAGCACCTTTCACACTGGGACTCCTACCCAGGCCTGActctggttccctttcaattcgaagatggccaccaaacatcgctATGGGATACACTCTTGCCTATTGggaggtgtcactgagctcctatatcaaagctgccgctAGGCCCCATCCCCCccagtgaccccctcggtcccgcctcccgggGGTACTTTACCATCACACAGGGGGAGGAACATcctggtaaggtaagacctctgtgttgcatcgagccctttttccttttaaaaagtgctgtgtaAGCTATTGCTAGTTCCCCCGTCGCCGCTTTCCTGGAAACAGTaattgtagcctttttattctgtttctgactatcagcacctgcgtgctccgcgtgtcaggctgtttctttctgtctgtccgtcttagcacggtaagtattattgttaagaactgtgtgtgtttttcaccccttcttacttcggagagcactattactccacgggaCCGGGCTTGCCTTGCTCCCGTTGTCAAGTTTGCCCACCAGCCGATGGCAGGCCGCAgctgggccttgttttgattgtagctacacGTCCTCGTACTCACGTAGAGCGCTAGCCGCTCTGCGGCTGCTTTCGCCGGGccggccatatactcctcactgaggcttccctcgttgttgggttgagacgtaaACGGGCTGCGCGGGCCTTCACTTTTGGTGTAGGTCACTCAATCAATAGACAGTGTGCACTCTGCTATCGGTCCTGTAATactgaactgttttttgtattttaaaaaatgtttttattactgtgtgtgtaagtcaatcgcccGCGGCTTCGgtcctgtccccctgttgtacgctacgcgctgctcagaTGTGAGACCATGCGGTTAGGGTAGGAACCATGCCTAGCTGCCCCGGTGATTTTAATACAGCGATGCGTAAGACTCTGCCCTTGCTACTTTGGTACCACGGTGTGCACGGTGCCCATTGTCGCTGTACCGATATAGGATAGCATGCCGGTGCAGCACTGTACTTGGTGCGAACATTGCCTGGCGCTGCACGGTACTTAGTGCATCTGTGCACGCAGTGCTCAGTGCAAGCGGTAAccaggtgctcggtgcacgcagtgCACAAAGTGCATATTCTTTGTCCCCCGTAGTGGGCCCCTCCCACTCACGCCCCTGTGCTCAGGCGTCCGTTTCAACCCGCAGCCGCTCCCGGTCGCCTCCGGCTAGATGGGAGAAAAAGTCCCGGCAGGCACGGGATATCATGGACATGAAAGCCGAGATCGGTTCTctcatggagcttttggagaggcaggccccaccGGCTTCGGCCGTGGACCCCCGTGTGgcgtcccccccaccccctgagccAGTCACAATCTCTGTGCCGCCCCCTGACCCCTCTGGGGGAGTACAGGGCGAGCGGATCGACCGGGCTCTCTGCTCAGACGAGGACACGCTTTCCATgagcctgaattccaggctgatacAGCCCCTAGTTCCGAGGCTGCCTCGGTTACTAGTGCACCGCCACTGGCAGGGTCCATGCCCGCGCTTATGGGGCGCGCGGTGgcatacctgcaggtcccctggacagcacaaacagagccacgCCATTCCGTCTTTCGACCACATGACGTGGCTCCccgagctcaacccttcccagctttccctgattttatggaggaggtgcgctcctcttggaaccaccctgctacagcgtcggcacaattgagacatggttctcctctggccttgctggaaggg
Protein-coding regions in this window:
- the tmem150b gene encoding modulator of macroautophagy TMEM150B, whose amino-acid sequence is MWIWAMIPVVLALMGTVGFWAVFGMAVSNGSVNLTQEFPYISTCGSYTPQSCVFAQILNLGSLLVVWITLMRFQQIKDFGQHSRTNTASLVLGLICSLGTSFVGNFQQSVLMGVHLFGAFLAFFVGVAYFWVQVYLTYTVKPCPGGRWILPVRIVLCSACTGLIVIMSVLHNLGYRTEAAVCEWGAATVFFLLFGLFSVEFRHVDCQSYHVLRKRAPTPVSRELS